A single window of Vanessa tameamea isolate UH-Manoa-2023 chromosome 5, ilVanTame1 primary haplotype, whole genome shotgun sequence DNA harbors:
- the Tyn gene encoding uncharacterized protein Tyn: MKGKVLGLARLGLLLLQCSFVLSRIAFEKLTDVDFSGTAYYTVRNLSLYECHGWCREEPDCQAASFSFVLNPLTPVQETRCLLQNDTQANNPMATPQRSVNTYYMVKLQVRSEGVCLRPWAFERVPGKSLRGLDNSIIYTSTKEACLAACLNEKKFPCRSAEYEYGSMRCALSDSDRRTAQPFVQLVDTPGADYFENLCLKASQACKGSRIFTAPRVGVAEDKVAQYAGLHYYTDKELQVTSESACRLACEIESEFLCRSFLYLGAPHSATYNCRLYHLDHNTLPDGPSAYLNAERPLIDDGESIGKYFENFCEKPAANPSGELPVTIEHHQDTNMSSNLTRNDANCDKTGTCYDVSVHCKDTRIAVQVRTNKPFNGRIYALGRSETCNIDVVNSDLFRLDLTMAGQDCNTQSVTGVYSNTVVLQHHSVVMTKADKIYKVKCTYDMSSKNITFGMVPIRDPEMISITAAPEAPPPRIRILDSRQHEVETVRIGDKLTFRIEIPEDTPYGIFARSCVAMAKDSKSTFQIIDDEGCPVDPSIFPAFIPDGNALQSVYEAFRFTESYGVIFQCNVKYCLGPCEPAVCEWGRESIESWGRKKRSLPHNETGEAHGQEEDMNISQEILVLDFGDERQSTDFLRSDKPGGTASETNFGEKTVTIVEPCPSKASVLLLGVACALLVLLYIATIFCYYMRKWLAPPKHMS; the protein is encoded by the exons ATGAAGGGAAAAGTCTTGGGCTTGGCGCGGCTAGGCCTATTACTGCTACAGTGTTCGTTTGTGCTCA GTCGAATCGCTTTCGAGAAGCTCACAGATGTTGACTTCTCGGGTACTGCTTACTACACAGTACGAAACTTGTCGCTGTACGAGTGCCATGGATGGTGCAGAGAAGAGCCGGATTGTCAGGCGGCTTCGTTCAG TTTCGTGCTCAACCCCTTAACCCCCGTACAAGAAACACGCTGCTTGCTCCAGAACGACACTCAAGCAAATAACCCCATGGCCACACCACag CGTTCTGTTAACACGTATTACATGGTGAAACTTCAAGTGAGATCGGAAGGTGTGTGCTTGCGGCCTTGGGCATTTGAAAGAGTGCCAGGCAAGTCGCTTCGGGGGCTTGACAATAGCATAATCTACACTTCCACCAAGGAGGCCTGCCTCGCTGCTTGCCTCAATGAG AAAAAGTTCCCATGTCGGTCTGCGGAGTATGAATACGGAAGTATGAGATGCGCACTCAGTGATTCCGACCGACGCACCGCGCAGCCGTTCGTCCAACTCGTTGATACACCCGGAGCTGATTATTTTGAG AACTTGTGCCTGAAGGCGTCGCAGGCGTGCAAAGGATCGAGAATATTTACCGCGCCGCGTGTGGGAGTCGCCGAGGATAAAGTAGCACAGTACGCTGGCTTGCACTACTACACGGACAAGGAGCTACAG gTGACATCAGAGTCAGCTTGCAGGCTCGCTTGTGAGATTGAATCAGAGTTCTTATGTCGCTCTTTCTTGTACCTCGGTGCACCGCACTCAGCGACATACAACTGCCGTCTTTATCATCTCGATCACAACACGCTGCCAGACGGACCCTCAGCTTATCTAAATGCCGAAAGACCGTTGATCGACGATGGGGAATCTATTGGAAAATATTTCGAGAACTTCTGTGAGA AGCCAGCTGCCAATCCGAGCGGAGAACTGCCTGTCACAATAGAACATCATCAAGATACTAACATGTCGAGTAACCTGACGAGAAATGACGCCAATTGTGACAAGACTGGAACCTGCTATGACG TCTCCGTCCATTGCAAAGATACTAGAATTGCCGTGCAAGTTCGTACGAATAAGCCTTTTAACGGGAGGATCTACGCTTTGGGTCGATCGGAAACATGCAACATAGATGTGGTTAATAGTGATCTATTCAGATTGGACCTTACAATGGCAGGGCAGGATTGTAATACGCAGAGTGTT ACTGGAGTATATTCCAACACCGTCGTACTCCAGCACCACAGCGTGGTCATGACGAAAGCTGACAAGATCTACAAAGTGAAGTGCACATACGACATGAGTTCGAAGAACATCACATTTGGAATGGTGCCCATCAG AGACCCGGAGATGATTTCTATTACTGCGGCTCCCGAAGCCCCACCACCGCGCATTCGCATTCTGGATAGCCGCCAGCACGAGGTGGAAACCGTCCGCATTGGAGACAAGCTCACTTTCCGTATCGAAATTCCGGAAGACA CTCCTTATGGTATATTTGCACGCAGCTGTGTGGCGATGGCGAAGGACTCCAAGAGCACTTTCCAGATCATCGACGACGAAGG ATGTCCAGTTGATCCATCAATATTCCCAGCCTTCATTCCCGATGGTAATGCGCTTCAATCGGTGTACGAAGCTTTCAGGTTCACGGAATCTTATGGTGTTATATTCCAGTGCAATGTGAAATATTGTCTTGGTCCATGTGAGCCA GCTGTTTGCGAATGGGGAAGAGAATCAATCGAGTCTTGGGGAAGAAAGAAGCGTTCGTTGCCTCACAATGAGACAGGTGAAGCCCATGGTCAGGAAGAAGATATGAACATATCTCAAGAGATCCTCGTCCTGGACTTCGGTGATGAGCGACAGAGCACCGACTTCCTCCGTTCAGATAAGCCTGGTGGAACTGCGAGCGAAACGAACTTTGGGG AGAAAACAGTGACAATTGTGGAGCCGTGTCCCAGCAAAGCGTCGGTGTTGCTGCTCGGCGTCGCGTGCGCGCTGCTGGTGCTACTCTACATTGCCACTATCTTCTGTTACTACATGCGAAAGTGGCTCGCACCACCCAAGCATATGTCATAA